One genomic region from Rhodoligotrophos appendicifer encodes:
- a CDS encoding acyclic terpene utilization AtuA family protein: MTAPITVLTPTGTLGYGFGAEALKRGMSLSPHVIAVDAGSTDPGPHYLGAGEPLVSRFAMKRELTDLIEASRRAKIPLIVGSAGGAGTGAHVDWTLDIVREIARETGLKFRLGAIYSDIPIERAKRAVRNGEVQDFEAETPLTEADLQDTNALVAQMGHEPICKALDEGADVIIAGRACDDSTIAAFPVWRGADLALSIHMGKILECGAFSAEPFAMDVMMGEVHDDHFVLEPGSLERRASVKSVAAHSLYERENPFQQGGPGHELDLSACKFVADGDRRVKVSGARATMTPEYWVKLEGARRLGFRSISVAGIRCPTTIAHLDHLLTGSRQETLDYFGRPDLKITFHVYGRDGVMQELEPKRNMQSTEIGLVMDVLAADQATAHGACHHLSGKLLHRHHPGQFNTSGNLAFPYSPSELDGGAVYEFSAYHLMKTASPMELFPVEIEDL; this comes from the coding sequence GGATGCGGGCTCGACCGATCCCGGCCCGCATTATCTGGGAGCCGGCGAGCCGCTGGTGTCCCGTTTCGCCATGAAGCGGGAATTGACGGATCTGATCGAGGCGAGCCGGCGGGCAAAGATTCCGCTGATCGTCGGGAGCGCGGGCGGTGCCGGGACCGGCGCCCATGTGGACTGGACGCTGGACATCGTCAGGGAGATCGCCCGGGAGACAGGGCTGAAATTCCGGCTTGGCGCCATCTATTCGGACATTCCCATCGAGCGGGCGAAACGGGCCGTCCGGAACGGCGAAGTCCAAGACTTCGAAGCGGAGACGCCGCTGACGGAGGCCGACCTCCAGGACACGAACGCGCTCGTGGCGCAGATGGGTCACGAGCCGATCTGCAAGGCGCTCGACGAGGGCGCGGACGTCATCATCGCGGGACGGGCCTGCGACGACTCGACGATCGCCGCTTTCCCCGTGTGGCGCGGGGCCGACCTGGCGCTTTCCATCCATATGGGAAAAATCCTGGAATGCGGCGCCTTTTCCGCCGAGCCGTTCGCCATGGACGTGATGATGGGCGAGGTGCATGACGACCACTTCGTCCTGGAGCCCGGCTCCCTGGAGCGTCGGGCGTCGGTGAAGTCGGTCGCGGCGCATTCGCTCTATGAGCGCGAGAACCCGTTCCAGCAAGGCGGCCCCGGCCATGAACTCGATCTTTCCGCCTGCAAATTCGTCGCCGACGGCGATCGCCGCGTAAAGGTCTCGGGCGCCCGGGCGACGATGACACCCGAGTATTGGGTGAAGCTCGAAGGGGCACGTCGCCTCGGGTTCCGCAGCATCTCGGTGGCCGGCATCCGGTGTCCGACCACGATCGCGCATCTGGACCATCTGCTGACGGGATCACGGCAGGAGACGCTGGATTATTTCGGCCGGCCGGACCTGAAGATCACCTTCCATGTCTATGGCCGGGACGGCGTCATGCAGGAGCTGGAGCCAAAGCGGAACATGCAGTCGACGGAGATCGGCCTGGTCATGGACGTGCTCGCAGCAGACCAGGCCACCGCCCATGGCGCCTGCCACCATCTCAGCGGCAAGCTGCTGCACCGGCACCATCCCGGGCAGTTCAACACCTCGGGCAATCTCGCGTTTCCGTATTCGCCATCGGAGCTCGACGGCGGCGCCGTCTACGAGTTCTCCGCCTATCATCTGATGAAGACAGCTTCGCCCATGGAGCTGTTCCCCGTCGAGATCGAGGACCTCTGA
- a CDS encoding proline racemase family protein, with protein sequence MRSKHVISTIDSHTGGEPTRLIVSGIPLKGRTLLEQRDYMRNNLDHLRSALMCEPRGHRGMFGAVMAPATRPEVDFGIIWVDHDGSYLNMCGHGTIGIGIVCVEAGLVPVTEPVTKIKIDMPAGLVEAHVTIENGRAVRTAMVNVPAFLHSRDNQIDVPGYGTVPVDIAFGGSFFAGVQGKNLGIEVGPENTEKLVKAGLAIRHAVNAQMKVQHPTLDHIKSVDLVTIWGPGRAPGALYKNIHVFSDGSFDRSPGGTGTSHMMTIMISHGLMKEDEAIVSEGITGSLFGGRMLSKTKVGEYDAWVPEISGSAWMTGLHQFIIDPEDPLGSGFRIG encoded by the coding sequence ATGAGAAGCAAGCACGTCATTTCCACCATCGATTCCCATACGGGCGGCGAGCCTACGCGGCTGATCGTCAGCGGCATTCCGCTGAAGGGCCGGACGCTGCTGGAGCAGCGCGACTACATGCGCAACAATCTCGATCATCTGCGCTCCGCGTTGATGTGCGAGCCGCGCGGCCATCGGGGCATGTTCGGGGCCGTCATGGCGCCTGCGACGCGGCCCGAAGTCGATTTCGGCATCATCTGGGTGGATCACGACGGCAGCTATCTCAACATGTGCGGCCATGGGACGATCGGCATCGGCATCGTCTGCGTGGAAGCGGGCCTCGTGCCGGTGACGGAGCCGGTGACGAAGATCAAAATCGACATGCCGGCGGGCCTGGTGGAAGCCCATGTGACCATCGAGAACGGCCGCGCGGTCAGGACCGCCATGGTCAATGTTCCGGCCTTCCTGCATAGCCGCGACAATCAGATCGACGTTCCGGGCTATGGCACGGTCCCGGTCGACATCGCCTTCGGCGGCAGCTTCTTCGCCGGCGTCCAGGGCAAAAACCTGGGGATCGAGGTGGGGCCGGAGAACACCGAGAAGCTGGTGAAGGCGGGGCTCGCCATCCGACACGCGGTGAATGCGCAAATGAAAGTGCAGCACCCGACGCTCGACCATATCAAATCCGTCGACCTGGTGACCATCTGGGGACCGGGGCGGGCACCGGGTGCGCTCTACAAGAACATCCACGTGTTCTCGGACGGCTCGTTCGACCGTTCGCCGGGCGGTACCGGAACTTCGCACATGATGACGATCATGATCAGCCACGGCCTCATGAAAGAGGATGAGGCGATCGTGTCGGAGGGCATTACCGGCTCATTGTTCGGAGGCCGCATGCTGTCGAAGACGAAGGTCGGCGAGTATGACGCCTGGGTGCCGGAAATCAGCGGTTCAGCCTGGATGACGGGCCTGCACCAGTTCATCATCGACCCCGAAGATCCGCTGGGAAGCGGCTTCCGGATCGGTTGA
- a CDS encoding ABC transporter permease has product MERRAPSLGQMLLSASAWITILFLALPLVIIVSTSFTASAFLQFPPAGFSLKWYAQFLGDRSYLDSLALSGWLAVSATATAVVLGVPVALVLTRAQFKGSRALAALFLSPLILPPIVIGAALLQFGTSTGIARTFWVLYVGHVVLVIPYIVRTTLASLAGFNNSLEEAAQDLGASAVSTFFLITLPLIKPGIIAGSLFAIIISWINVELSMFNTTASLMPIPVKLFNYIQYNVDPMIAAVSATTIYVAIIVVVALDRVIGIDRAATN; this is encoded by the coding sequence ATGGAACGGAGAGCGCCCAGCCTCGGCCAAATGCTCCTGTCGGCTTCAGCCTGGATCACCATCCTGTTCCTGGCGCTGCCGCTGGTGATCATCGTCAGCACATCATTCACCGCCAGCGCCTTCCTGCAGTTTCCGCCGGCGGGCTTCTCACTCAAGTGGTATGCGCAGTTCCTGGGGGATCGGTCCTATCTCGACTCGCTCGCGCTGAGCGGGTGGCTCGCCGTCTCGGCGACGGCTACGGCCGTGGTGCTGGGGGTCCCAGTGGCGCTGGTGCTCACCCGGGCACAGTTCAAGGGATCGAGAGCGCTTGCCGCCCTGTTCCTCTCGCCTCTGATCCTGCCGCCGATCGTGATCGGGGCGGCCCTGCTGCAGTTCGGAACGTCGACGGGGATCGCCCGCACCTTCTGGGTCCTCTATGTGGGCCATGTGGTGCTGGTCATCCCGTATATCGTGAGGACGACGCTGGCGTCGCTCGCCGGCTTCAACAATTCGCTCGAAGAAGCGGCGCAGGACCTGGGTGCGTCGGCGGTGAGCACCTTCTTCCTGATCACCCTGCCGCTGATCAAGCCGGGGATCATCGCGGGCTCGCTGTTCGCGATCATCATCTCCTGGATCAATGTCGAGCTCAGCATGTTCAACACGACCGCCAGCCTCATGCCCATCCCGGTGAAGCTGTTCAACTACATCCAATACAACGTCGATCCAATGATCGCCGCCGTATCCGCCACTACCATCTATGTCGCCATCATCGTCGTCGTCGCGCTCGACCGCGTCATCGGCATCGATCGGGCCGCAACCAACTAG
- a CDS encoding DUF4387 domain-containing protein yields the protein MPTRTVPLQDLAAIIRSKNAGPYRITLDILFDDAETYRRVRDSKSVTEASVAGAYGIPEERISSLFAVDMANAIKVTLKRKAQGAFGESDMYGCQQHVPLMGLAITLEDK from the coding sequence ATGCCGACCCGTACCGTTCCCCTTCAGGATCTCGCGGCCATTATCCGCAGCAAGAATGCCGGCCCGTACAGGATCACTCTCGACATCCTGTTCGACGACGCGGAGACCTATCGCCGCGTTCGGGACAGCAAGTCGGTGACCGAGGCCTCGGTCGCCGGGGCCTATGGCATACCGGAGGAGAGGATCTCCTCGCTGTTCGCCGTCGACATGGCGAATGCCATCAAAGTGACGCTCAAGCGAAAGGCGCAAGGGGCCTTCGGTGAAAGCGACATGTATGGCTGCCAGCAGCATGTGCCGCTGATGGGGCTGGCCATCACGCTCGAGGACAAATAA
- a CDS encoding ABC transporter permease, with product MQLSRKWVLALLCAPVTFLLAFFIVPFILIVIQSFQTQDGAWAADNYAKIFGEGYYWATLFDTFRLSLWVTVCCFIIGYPLAYYIVRRIESRWVRRLMYIVIITPLFTSNIVRAFGWIVLLGRKGLINDTLVGAGIIDRPIALLYGQFSIILGLVYIMLPFMVLTIASVLQNIDKSLEDAARDLGCNAWTAFLKVTFPLSLPGVVAGSLIIFTLTVSAYVTPSILSGGRELVMSMLIFQQYGAILNFELGAALSVVLLVTTLILVVFYMLVLDRGSKPSAARG from the coding sequence ATGCAGCTGTCGCGCAAATGGGTCCTTGCACTGCTTTGCGCGCCGGTGACCTTTCTGCTCGCCTTCTTCATCGTGCCGTTCATCCTCATCGTCATCCAGAGCTTCCAGACACAGGACGGCGCCTGGGCGGCCGACAATTACGCCAAGATCTTCGGCGAGGGCTATTACTGGGCGACGTTGTTCGACACCTTTCGGCTGTCCCTCTGGGTGACGGTGTGCTGCTTCATCATCGGCTATCCCCTGGCCTATTACATCGTGCGGCGGATCGAGAGCCGCTGGGTCAGGCGGCTGATGTATATCGTGATCATCACGCCGCTGTTCACCAGCAACATCGTGCGCGCGTTCGGATGGATCGTGCTCCTCGGACGGAAAGGGCTGATCAACGACACGCTGGTGGGCGCGGGGATCATCGACCGGCCCATCGCGCTGCTCTATGGACAGTTCAGCATCATCCTCGGCCTCGTCTACATCATGCTGCCGTTCATGGTGCTGACCATCGCCAGCGTGCTGCAGAACATCGACAAGAGCCTCGAAGACGCCGCGCGCGACCTGGGCTGCAACGCCTGGACCGCCTTTCTCAAGGTGACTTTTCCCCTGAGCCTGCCGGGTGTCGTGGCTGGATCGCTGATCATCTTCACCCTCACGGTGAGCGCCTATGTGACGCCGAGCATCCTGAGCGGCGGGCGTGAGCTGGTCATGTCGATGCTGATCTTCCAGCAATATGGAGCGATCCTCAATTTCGAACTCGGGGCCGCGCTCTCGGTGGTGCTGCTCGTCACCACGCTCATCCTGGTCGTGTTCTACATGCTGGTGCTCGACCGGGGCTCAAAGCCCAGCGCGGCGAGAGGTTAG